Below is a genomic region from Desulfonispora thiosulfatigenes DSM 11270.
AAATGTTCCACCTTGAATAATCCCAAATAAAGCTTGGTCATTTCGTTGGTGTGAATCTTTACACCTTTTAGCCCATCTCGTAGTTCTTTCTAGGGAGTTTTTCGCATATTCATGTGTACAAGGGTATGGTGCACATTCATCAAAAGCCATAATAATATCAGCACCTAAATCATTTTCTATTTCCATAACCTTTTCAGGTGATAAAAAATGCTTAGACCCATCTAAATGAGAGCGAAATTCTACACCTTCTTCAGTGATAGTCCTTAAATCTCCTAAGCTAAAAACTTGAAAACCGCCACTATCAGTTAAAATAGGCCTATCCCAATTCATAAATTTATGTAAACCACCTGCTTCTTTAACCAATTTATGGCCTGGTCGTAAATATAAATGATATGTATTGCTTAATATTATTTGCGAATTAATAGATTTTAATTCACAAGGGCTAAGGGTTTTTACGGTAGCCTGCGTACCTACAGGCATAAATATAGGAGTTTCTATATCACCATGTGGAGTTTTTAATAATCCTACTCTAGCCTTTGTATCTTTACATTCTTTTATAAGTTCAAATTCAAACACCTAATAACCTCCTATATTATCAGCATCGCATCGCCAAAACTAAAAAAGCGATATTTTTTTTCTACTGCTTCATGGTAAGCTTTTAAAACATTTTCTCTGCCTGCTAAGGTGCTTACTAACATAATTAAAGTTGACTTTGGCAAATGAAAGTTCGTAACTAAACCAGATACAATTTTAAAACTATATCCAGGATATATAAATATATCTGTCCACCCTTCTCCAGGGATAACTTCACCAGTTTTTCCTACAGCTTCTAAAGTACGAGTAGATGTAGTCCCTACTGCTATTATTCGTTTATTTTGTTTCATAGCCCTATTTAATTTATCTGCAGCTTCTTCTGATACTTTAAAATACTCTGGATGCATATTATGTTCCTCTATATTTTCTACTTTTACTGGTCTAAAGGTTCCAAGACCTACATGAAGTAAGATTTCTACTACTTCAATATTTTTATTTTTTAACTTTTCTAATACCTCAGGTGTAAAATGGAGTCCAGCTGTAGGAGCTGCAGCTGATCCAGAATGCTCTGCATAAACTGTTTGATAACGTCCCTGTTCTTCTAATCGCTCTGTAATATAAGGTGGTAAGGGCATTTGTCCTAATTCATTTAAGATTTCATTGAAAATTCCTTGATATTTAAATTTTATTATTCTTCCACCAATGTCAGTAGTTTTTAGTACTTCACCTATTAATTTTCCTTCACCAAAGATTATATTTGTCCCAGCTTTAAGTTTTTTCCCAGGTTTAACTAAAGCCTCCCAACAATCTACCTCTTCAGATTGTCGTAAAAGCACAACTTCAA
It encodes:
- the tgt gene encoding tRNA guanosine(34) transglycosylase Tgt — its product is MFEFELIKECKDTKARVGLLKTPHGDIETPIFMPVGTQATVKTLSPCELKSINSQIILSNTYHLYLRPGHKLVKEAGGLHKFMNWDRPILTDSGGFQVFSLGDLRTITEEGVEFRSHLDGSKHFLSPEKVMEIENDLGADIIMAFDECAPYPCTHEYAKNSLERTTRWAKRCKDSHQRNDQALFGIIQGGTFKDLRIQSANELIPMDFPGYAIGGLSVGEPNELMYEVLDYLTPIMPKHKPRYLMGVGAPDNIVEGIMRGVDMFDCVLPTRIARNGTAMTRTGKLVVRNAKYKADFTPIDEECTCYACKNFTRAYIRHLIKTDEILGLRLISIHNLHFLLELARESRNAILEDRFIEFRKEFYKKYKI
- the queA gene encoding tRNA preQ1(34) S-adenosylmethionine ribosyltransferase-isomerase QueA, which codes for MKLSDFDYFLPEELIAQHPLEQRDSSRMLVLDKKSGNIEHKSFSDLIDYLSPNDVVVINNTKVIPARLYGVKENTGAKIEVVLLRQSEEVDCWEALVKPGKKLKAGTNIIFGEGKLIGEVLKTTDIGGRIIKFKYQGIFNEILNELGQMPLPPYITERLEEQGRYQTVYAEHSGSAAAPTAGLHFTPEVLEKLKNKNIEVVEILLHVGLGTFRPVKVENIEEHNMHPEYFKVSEEAADKLNRAMKQNKRIIAVGTTSTRTLEAVGKTGEVIPGEGWTDIFIYPGYSFKIVSGLVTNFHLPKSTLIMLVSTLAGRENVLKAYHEAVEKKYRFFSFGDAMLII